In a single window of the Flavobacterium ammoniigenes genome:
- a CDS encoding DcaP family trimeric outer membrane transporter, with amino-acid sequence MKKRYLLLLAAVASFKGYSQTPAAPAPVANDYSITWYGFVRTDYMWDTRKSAQVREDHLNLYPLDKSINAGDGKDANAVGQSNFLSVVSRLGVKVKGPDVWGAKVSGTLEGDFFGNFEGSSIGMLRLRHAYAQLDWKKTSLTMGQTWYPTFIPEVFPGVANFSTGIMFNPFGWASQVKLKQNLSKDLSISFTAYKEREFTTSGPGTQNSASINSAIPSINTQLQYKGKNLFMGAGVEIKSLQPRTDNGLTGASKLNSTEKANSTSVFGYGKYANDNITIKAYGISGGNLFNMVMLGGYIGSTANGIESYEATKTSAFWIDIASNGKSVAPGIFFGRSQNNGADKVGTVAYGRGIGVNGARMVDNVWRVSGRIDFKKNKFRITPELELTSADWGASDSYGKATGALTNVSNFRTMVSCVYTF; translated from the coding sequence ATGAAAAAACGTTATTTACTCCTTTTAGCTGCTGTAGCTTCTTTTAAAGGATATTCACAAACACCAGCCGCACCAGCGCCTGTAGCAAATGACTACAGTATCACTTGGTACGGATTTGTAAGAACTGATTATATGTGGGACACCCGAAAATCAGCTCAAGTAAGAGAAGACCATTTGAATTTATACCCTTTAGATAAATCAATAAATGCAGGTGACGGGAAAGATGCTAACGCTGTTGGACAATCTAACTTTTTATCTGTTGTATCTCGTTTAGGCGTTAAAGTTAAAGGCCCAGATGTATGGGGTGCCAAAGTAAGTGGGACTCTTGAAGGTGATTTCTTCGGAAACTTTGAAGGATCATCAATTGGAATGTTGCGTTTGCGTCATGCCTATGCACAATTAGATTGGAAAAAAACTTCCTTAACCATGGGACAAACTTGGTACCCTACTTTTATTCCAGAGGTTTTTCCTGGGGTAGCCAATTTTAGTACCGGAATTATGTTCAATCCTTTTGGATGGGCTTCTCAAGTGAAATTGAAACAAAACTTAAGTAAAGACCTTTCGATTAGTTTTACTGCCTACAAAGAACGTGAGTTTACTACTTCTGGACCTGGAACACAAAATTCAGCTTCGATTAACTCGGCTATTCCTTCTATCAATACCCAACTACAATACAAAGGTAAAAATCTATTTATGGGTGCCGGTGTTGAAATTAAATCACTACAACCAAGAACAGACAATGGTTTAACTGGCGCTTCAAAATTAAACTCTACAGAAAAAGCAAACAGCACATCGGTTTTTGGATATGGAAAATATGCTAACGACAATATCACTATTAAAGCGTATGGTATTTCAGGTGGCAACTTATTCAACATGGTCATGTTAGGAGGATACATTGGTTCAACTGCAAATGGGATCGAATCTTATGAGGCTACCAAAACATCTGCTTTTTGGATAGACATTGCTAGTAATGGAAAATCAGTGGCTCCTGGAATTTTCTTCGGAAGATCACAAAACAATGGAGCTGACAAAGTCGGAACCGTGGCTTACGGAAGAGGAATTGGTGTAAATGGCGCTAGAATGGTTGATAATGTTTGGAGAGTATCTGGACGTATTGACTTTAAGAAAAATAAATTTAGAATTACTCCAGAGTTGGAATTGACTTCAGCTGATTGGGGTGCTTCAGATTCGTATGGAAAAGCAACAGGTGCTTTAACTAACGTAAGCAACTTTAGAACAATGGTATCTTGTGTATACACCTTTTAA
- a CDS encoding transposase-like zinc-binding domain-containing protein has protein sequence MEIVSCPKCQNNHIIKSGIINNKQRYLCKKCNYFFTVNKIGKKIDNYYVTKALQLYLEGLSFREIERIIGVSHVTISNWVKSFNIKKPSQTNYHPTYKIFNHLELVEYLKNKDLLSGAGMIITELGDKFMLIKWERFKD, from the coding sequence ATGGAAATTGTAAGCTGTCCAAAATGCCAAAATAATCACATCATTAAAAGTGGTATCATCAACAACAAACAAAGGTATTTATGCAAAAAATGCAACTATTTTTTTACAGTAAACAAAATAGGTAAAAAGATAGACAATTACTATGTTACCAAAGCATTACAATTGTATTTAGAAGGATTGAGTTTTCGCGAAATTGAACGGATTATCGGGGTGTCACACGTTACGATAAGCAATTGGGTAAAAAGTTTTAATATCAAAAAACCATCTCAAACCAATTACCACCCTACTTATAAGATTTTTAATCATTTAGAATTGGTAGAATACCTAAAAAACAAAGATTTACTTTCTGGAGCCGGGATGATAATAACCGAACTTGGAGACAAGTTTATGCTTATAAAATGGGAGCGTTTTAAAGATTAA
- a CDS encoding type III pantothenate kinase, with the protein MILTIDVGNTRIKGAVFENDTLIEQFHTEPRAMQNAIESILLKYPNASDLVVANVGNFDKNDFLAFSNRIAIHFVSHSDTFPFLNAYATPNTLGIDRMVLAAGATLRYPNQNRLIIDAGTCVTYDFISQDDVYLGGAISPGLRLRYQSLHNFTASLPLLDSECPDYFIGNSTANSIHSGVVNGLAHEIDGFIEEYQSRYPNFIIILTGGDAEFLAKRLKNTIFANSNFLLESLNQTFQYKIKND; encoded by the coding sequence ATGATTCTAACTATTGATGTTGGGAATACTCGAATTAAAGGTGCTGTTTTTGAGAACGATACCTTAATAGAGCAATTTCATACTGAGCCAAGAGCAATGCAAAATGCAATTGAAAGTATTTTATTAAAATACCCTAATGCTTCTGATTTGGTGGTGGCCAATGTGGGTAATTTTGATAAAAATGACTTTTTAGCTTTTTCTAATCGGATTGCCATTCATTTTGTTTCGCATTCGGATACGTTTCCATTTTTAAATGCCTATGCTACACCAAATACCTTAGGAATTGATCGTATGGTTTTGGCAGCAGGAGCCACCTTGCGTTATCCAAATCAAAATCGGTTAATAATTGATGCAGGTACCTGTGTCACCTATGATTTTATTAGTCAAGATGATGTATATTTAGGAGGTGCTATTTCTCCTGGATTGCGTTTGCGCTACCAATCACTTCATAACTTCACTGCTTCATTACCACTTTTGGATTCAGAATGTCCAGATTATTTTATAGGAAATTCAACGGCTAATTCTATTCACTCTGGTGTAGTCAATGGATTGGCACATGAAATTGATGGCTTCATCGAAGAATACCAAAGTCGTTACCCAAATTTTATCATAATTTTAACGGGCGGAGACGCAGAATTTTTGGCTAAACGATTAAAAAATACCATATTTGCCAATTCAAATTTTCTTTTAGAGAGTTTGAACCAAACCTTTCAATATAAAATCAAAAATGATTAA
- the lptC gene encoding LPS export ABC transporter periplasmic protein LptC, translating to MLDRIKVFSNKKRYSFLVVFFVIGILVGCESNLKDIQKDNFSDFVPSNNADEVHLKYTDSGRITGILVSKKMLDYAVVDFPFTEFPKGIHVTLFDKNAKKTVVTSNYAISYKQTGIIDLQDKVKIVSDDGQILETQQLYYDQKNAWFFTERKYKFSSPKGVSNGQGIDFSKDFKVINSQRITGEVDSAD from the coding sequence GTGTTAGATCGAATCAAAGTATTCTCCAATAAAAAAAGGTACAGCTTCCTTGTTGTATTCTTTGTAATTGGAATACTTGTGGGGTGTGAAAGCAATCTTAAGGACATTCAAAAAGACAATTTTTCCGATTTTGTTCCTAGCAATAATGCAGATGAAGTCCATTTAAAATATACTGATTCTGGAAGAATTACCGGAATTTTAGTAAGTAAGAAAATGTTGGATTATGCTGTAGTCGACTTTCCGTTTACTGAATTTCCAAAAGGAATCCACGTTACCTTATTTGACAAAAACGCAAAGAAAACAGTGGTGACTTCCAATTATGCGATATCCTATAAGCAAACCGGAATTATTGATTTGCAAGATAAAGTGAAAATCGTATCAGACGATGGTCAAATACTTGAAACCCAACAATTGTATTACGATCAAAAAAACGCTTGGTTTTTTACCGAAAGGAAATATAAATTTAGCTCTCCAAAAGGAGTTTCTAATGGACAAGGAATTGATTTTAGTAAAGACTTTAAAGTAATAAATTCACAAAGAATAACTGGCGAAGTAGATTCGGCCGACTAA
- a CDS encoding peptidylprolyl isomerase, with amino-acid sequence MAVLAKIRKRSALLISAIALALFAFIIQDLIGKGGIGQDSKDVGTVNDKDISFEDFRVKVSNVEKSGQGITATQAANQVWDQEVSIALLTSEFDKLGLRAGEKHLIEVLKADQNIGSNPMFLNAAGLFDLAKFKEYFKANPEQAQFLQEREKSAELNAKFQMYNTLVKAALYTTEAEGKLKYEMEANKVNFAYVAGLYSTIKDSQVKVTDAEIVDFMKKNEKKYKADESREIEYVLLEDKASAQDEADVKAKIVALLSGSVVYNAKTAKNDTVAGFRTAANAIDFVNSNSDVPYDSTFIAKKSLPATDADQLFNLAPGAVYGPYKFGNYYCISKSFGKRANVNVKASHILISYEGTQVSNKKEKRTKEQALAKAQAILAQVNANPDSFMMLAYSNSDDSSSQQGGDLGYFGPNEMVKPFNDFVFGNPIGKVGLVETPFGFHIIKVTDKQDGVRLATVAQKIEPSEATSDKIFTQATQFEMDAANKDFAQLAKEMKLTVASPVTVTGMEENFASLGNQRAIIRWAFEDDSKVGAIKRFELANIGHVIARVKSIDDSGLVPVSQARAYVEPILKNKKKAELIKAKMTGSSLEAIAKANAAKVEQAANITMENPVFGLVGAEPKVVGTAFSLATNKVSAPIEGVTGVYVVKNLSTVKAPALKNHTAYVAKLKQQTANDAGRILPALKANATIEDNRSKFNY; translated from the coding sequence ATGGCAGTTTTAGCAAAAATTAGAAAACGTTCCGCATTATTAATTAGTGCAATCGCACTTGCTTTATTTGCGTTTATCATTCAAGATTTGATTGGTAAAGGGGGTATTGGACAAGATTCAAAAGATGTAGGAACTGTTAATGACAAAGATATCTCGTTTGAAGACTTTCGAGTTAAAGTAAGTAATGTAGAAAAAAGTGGGCAAGGAATTACTGCTACCCAAGCAGCAAATCAAGTTTGGGATCAAGAAGTTTCTATTGCTTTGTTGACTTCTGAGTTCGATAAATTAGGTTTAAGAGCTGGAGAGAAACACTTAATTGAAGTGCTGAAAGCAGATCAAAATATTGGAAGTAATCCGATGTTTTTAAATGCAGCTGGGTTATTTGATTTGGCTAAATTCAAAGAATATTTCAAAGCCAATCCTGAGCAAGCTCAGTTCTTACAAGAAAGAGAGAAATCAGCTGAATTGAATGCTAAATTTCAAATGTACAATACTTTAGTAAAAGCAGCTTTGTACACTACTGAAGCTGAAGGGAAATTGAAATATGAAATGGAAGCTAACAAAGTAAACTTTGCTTATGTTGCTGGATTATATTCAACTATTAAAGACAGTCAAGTAAAAGTTACTGATGCTGAGATTGTAGATTTCATGAAGAAAAATGAAAAGAAATACAAAGCAGATGAGTCTAGAGAAATCGAGTACGTATTATTAGAGGATAAAGCATCAGCACAAGATGAAGCCGATGTAAAAGCTAAAATTGTAGCTTTATTATCTGGATCAGTAGTTTATAATGCTAAAACAGCAAAAAATGATACTGTAGCTGGTTTTAGAACTGCTGCAAATGCCATTGACTTTGTCAACTCTAATTCAGATGTTCCTTACGATTCTACTTTTATTGCTAAGAAAAGTTTGCCAGCAACTGATGCTGATCAATTATTCAATTTAGCACCTGGTGCTGTTTATGGACCTTACAAATTTGGAAATTACTACTGTATTTCTAAATCATTTGGTAAAAGAGCCAATGTAAATGTAAAAGCGAGTCACATCTTGATTAGCTATGAAGGAACTCAAGTATCCAACAAAAAAGAAAAAAGAACTAAAGAACAAGCATTGGCTAAAGCACAAGCTATCTTAGCTCAAGTAAATGCCAATCCTGATAGTTTCATGATGTTGGCCTATTCTAACTCTGACGATTCTTCTTCACAACAAGGAGGTGATTTAGGTTATTTTGGTCCTAACGAAATGGTAAAACCATTCAATGATTTCGTTTTTGGAAATCCAATTGGAAAAGTTGGATTGGTAGAAACTCCTTTTGGATTTCATATCATCAAAGTTACAGATAAACAAGACGGAGTTCGTTTAGCTACTGTGGCTCAAAAAATCGAACCATCAGAAGCTACTTCAGACAAAATCTTTACTCAAGCTACTCAGTTTGAAATGGATGCGGCCAATAAAGATTTTGCTCAATTGGCTAAAGAAATGAAATTGACGGTTGCTTCTCCAGTTACTGTTACTGGTATGGAAGAAAACTTTGCCTCATTGGGTAACCAAAGAGCTATCATTAGATGGGCATTTGAAGACGATTCTAAAGTAGGCGCAATCAAACGTTTTGAGTTGGCTAATATTGGTCACGTAATTGCACGAGTTAAATCAATTGATGATTCAGGATTAGTACCAGTTTCTCAAGCAAGAGCTTATGTAGAACCAATTCTTAAAAACAAGAAAAAGGCAGAGTTGATCAAAGCAAAAATGACAGGTTCTTCATTAGAAGCTATTGCGAAAGCAAATGCTGCTAAAGTAGAACAAGCGGCTAATATTACTATGGAAAACCCAGTGTTTGGTTTAGTAGGTGCAGAGCCAAAAGTTGTAGGAACGGCTTTTTCATTAGCAACTAATAAAGTATCTGCTCCAATCGAGGGAGTAACAGGGGTATATGTTGTAAAAAATCTAAGCACTGTAAAAGCACCAGCGTTGAAAAACCATACAGCTTACGTAGCTAAATTAAAACAACAAACGGCAAATGATGCGGGTAGAATTCTTCCTGCTTTGAAAGCCAATGCTACTATTGAAGACAATAGAAGTAAGTTCAACTACTAA
- a CDS encoding GYDIA family GHMP kinase: MQQTFYSNGKLLITGEYLILDGAKGLALPTKMGQNLSVESTNTETIHWKSYDADGSIWFEEILSFDEITATNTIAPESVKGTLIRILQVANRMNPDLLTNSNGFAITTQLSFPRNWGLGTSSTLINNIAQWFQIDAFELLNKSFGGSGYDIACAQNNTPITYSIINGNPNVEQIAFEPEFAQYIYFVYLNQKRNSKSAIADYHFNKTAQLSQNIEAINALTTDCILTTDLESFTRIINQHEVLLSSILNTETVKAALFPDFDGAIKSLGAWGGDFVLVVSKENPSSYFIDKGYETVIAYDDMIL, from the coding sequence ATGCAACAGACTTTCTACAGTAACGGCAAATTGTTAATCACAGGGGAATACCTCATTTTAGACGGTGCCAAAGGTTTGGCTTTGCCCACCAAAATGGGACAAAATCTTAGTGTAGAATCCACGAACACTGAAACAATTCATTGGAAAAGCTATGATGCCGATGGAAGTATTTGGTTTGAAGAAATTCTTTCGTTTGACGAAATTACAGCAACAAATACTATTGCTCCCGAATCAGTCAAAGGGACTCTAATTAGAATTTTACAAGTAGCTAATAGAATGAATCCTGATTTGTTAACTAATTCAAATGGATTTGCCATTACTACTCAATTGAGTTTTCCTAGAAATTGGGGATTGGGTACTTCCTCTACTTTAATTAATAATATTGCGCAATGGTTTCAAATAGACGCCTTCGAATTATTGAACAAAAGTTTTGGCGGTAGCGGTTACGACATTGCTTGTGCGCAAAACAACACTCCTATAACCTATTCTATTATAAATGGGAACCCGAATGTAGAACAAATAGCTTTCGAGCCGGAATTCGCTCAATACATCTATTTTGTGTATTTGAACCAAAAACGCAATAGTAAATCGGCCATAGCAGATTATCATTTTAACAAAACTGCTCAGTTATCGCAAAATATTGAGGCAATCAATGCACTAACAACTGATTGTATTCTAACAACAGATTTAGAATCCTTCACTCGTATAATAAATCAACACGAAGTTCTTTTAAGTTCTATATTAAACACCGAAACTGTAAAAGCCGCTTTATTCCCTGACTTTGATGGCGCTATCAAAAGTTTAGGCGCATGGGGAGGTGATTTTGTTTTAGTCGTTTCGAAAGAAAATCCTAGTTCGTATTTTATTGACAAAGGATACGAAACGGTGATTGCGTATGACGATATGATTTTGTGA
- a CDS encoding hydroxymethylglutaryl-CoA reductase, degradative — MNQAVSGFSKLSKEEKIAWIATTYFSTPENAIEVLKNYWNSDEKIQKLHDEFIENTISNFYIPLGVAPNFLINGKFKTIPMAIEESSVVAAASKAAKFWSTRGGFTTRVINTEKIGQVHFIFNGATEKLNAFFSKIKNDLFTETESITKNMQARGGGILDIILKDKTDVIPNYYQLHVSFETKDSMGANFINSCLEQFAKTLKEKASGYELFSETEKDIQIVMSILSNYVPNCLVRAEVSCPIADLKEKHITNPQEFAEKFVQAVRIAEVEPFRAVTHNKGIMNGVDAVVLATGNDFRAVEAGVHAYASRNGQYASLSHAKIENGVFSFWMEIPLALGTVGGLTSLHPLVKLALEMLEKPSAQELMQIVAVAGLAQNFAALRSLTTTGIQDGHMKMHLNNILNQFDATEDERIAVRNHFKNQTVSHSAVVDLMNQLRN; from the coding sequence ATGAACCAAGCCGTAAGCGGATTTTCAAAATTATCCAAAGAAGAAAAAATAGCCTGGATTGCAACAACTTATTTTTCAACTCCTGAAAATGCAATCGAAGTATTGAAAAATTATTGGAATTCAGACGAAAAAATCCAAAAACTACACGACGAATTCATCGAAAATACGATTTCTAATTTCTACATCCCTTTGGGTGTAGCACCCAATTTTTTGATCAACGGAAAATTCAAAACCATACCGATGGCTATCGAAGAAAGTTCGGTGGTTGCTGCCGCCTCCAAAGCGGCTAAATTCTGGTCCACCCGTGGTGGATTTACAACCCGAGTGATCAACACTGAAAAAATTGGACAAGTCCATTTTATTTTTAATGGAGCAACAGAAAAACTGAATGCTTTCTTTTCAAAAATCAAGAATGATTTGTTTACAGAAACCGAAAGCATTACCAAAAACATGCAAGCCCGTGGTGGCGGAATCCTGGATATTATTTTAAAAGACAAAACCGATGTCATCCCGAATTACTATCAACTTCATGTGAGTTTTGAAACCAAGGATAGTATGGGAGCCAATTTTATCAACTCTTGTTTGGAGCAGTTTGCCAAAACCTTAAAGGAAAAAGCTAGCGGATATGAATTATTTTCGGAAACCGAAAAAGACATTCAAATCGTAATGAGCATTTTGTCCAATTATGTTCCGAATTGCTTAGTTCGTGCCGAAGTTTCCTGTCCTATCGCCGACTTAAAAGAAAAACACATAACAAATCCGCAAGAGTTTGCAGAAAAATTTGTGCAAGCCGTTCGCATTGCCGAAGTTGAGCCTTTCCGTGCAGTAACGCACAATAAAGGAATTATGAATGGGGTTGATGCCGTTGTTTTGGCAACCGGAAATGACTTTAGAGCGGTTGAAGCCGGAGTTCATGCCTATGCCTCGCGCAACGGACAATATGCTAGTTTATCTCATGCAAAAATAGAAAATGGAGTTTTTAGTTTTTGGATGGAAATTCCATTAGCTTTAGGAACAGTCGGCGGATTGACTTCGTTACACCCCTTGGTAAAACTAGCCTTGGAAATGTTAGAAAAACCATCTGCCCAAGAATTAATGCAAATTGTGGCTGTTGCGGGCTTAGCCCAAAACTTTGCTGCCTTGCGATCTTTGACCACAACAGGCATTCAGGATGGCCATATGAAAATGCATTTGAATAATATTTTGAACCAATTTGACGCTACAGAAGACGAGCGTATTGCAGTACGAAATCATTTTAAAAATCAAACGGTTTCGCATAGCGCCGTGGTAGATTTGATGAATCAATTGAGAAATTAA
- a CDS encoding S9 family peptidase: MKLNVSFVLFFLCTISLFGQQKITVEDIYSGAFRAKGMDELQSMKNTNQYTVLNYDAASRSMQIDLFDFATLKKVATLIDTKSHTVLADGIDSYTFSPDENSILIANNTNQIFRHSFTADYYLYDTTNKKVSKVFDFQVQEPTFSPDGKKIAFARDNNLYVFDIASKQITAITSDGKKNSVINGITDWVYEEEFAFVRAFDWSKDSKKVAYIRFDESQVPEFSMSMFKKDLYPTVETFKYPKAGEKNSEVSLHIYDVASKGTQKVNLSQYTDFYIARMQWTNENNVLSAQVLNRHQDNLDLLFIDGNSGAAKVVLNEKDKAYIDVTDNLTFLKDNSFIWTSEKDGFNHIYLYDKTGKLKNQVTKGNWEVTNYYGFDEKTNTVFYQSVENGSINRDIYSINLNGKNKVRLSKSTGTNAATFSPNFQYFITTFSSATQPTTYTLNEAKKGAQVQVIENNAALASKLKGYNLPSKEFFVLKTAKGNELNAWILKPKDFDPNKKYPVFMYQYSGPGSQQVNNDWNSNDDYWFQMLAQQGYIVACVDGRGTGFKGAAFKKVTQKELGKYEVEDQIDAAIVIGNYPYVDKNRIGIWGWSYGGFMASNCLLKGADVFKMAIAVAPVTNWRFYDSIYTERYMQTPQENASGYDENSPINHVNKLKGKFLLIHGSGDDNVHVQNSMQMIEALIQANKQFDSQIYPDKNHGIYGGKTRIQLFNKMTNFIKENL, encoded by the coding sequence ATGAAATTAAACGTATCCTTTGTGCTGTTTTTTCTATGCACAATATCCCTTTTTGGACAACAAAAAATTACTGTTGAAGACATTTATTCAGGGGCTTTTAGAGCCAAAGGAATGGACGAATTACAGTCCATGAAAAATACTAACCAGTATACGGTGTTGAATTATGATGCAGCTTCAAGAAGCATGCAAATTGATTTATTTGACTTTGCTACCTTGAAAAAAGTAGCTACACTGATCGATACAAAAAGTCATACAGTATTAGCAGACGGAATAGATAGTTATACTTTTTCACCTGATGAAAACTCAATTTTGATTGCGAATAATACCAATCAAATTTTCCGTCACTCGTTCACGGCCGATTATTATTTGTATGATACAACCAACAAAAAAGTATCCAAAGTATTCGACTTCCAAGTACAAGAGCCTACTTTTTCGCCAGATGGTAAAAAGATAGCCTTTGCAAGAGATAATAATTTGTACGTATTCGATATCGCGAGCAAACAAATTACTGCCATCACCTCCGATGGGAAAAAGAACAGTGTGATTAACGGAATCACCGACTGGGTGTATGAAGAAGAATTTGCGTTTGTACGCGCTTTTGATTGGAGTAAAGACAGTAAAAAAGTAGCCTACATTCGTTTTGACGAAAGTCAGGTTCCTGAATTCTCGATGTCTATGTTTAAAAAGGATTTGTATCCAACAGTGGAAACGTTTAAATATCCAAAAGCAGGGGAGAAAAATTCAGAAGTTTCATTGCATATTTATGATGTTGCTTCCAAAGGAACTCAAAAAGTAAATCTATCTCAGTATACTGATTTTTATATAGCTAGAATGCAATGGACGAATGAGAATAATGTGCTTTCGGCTCAGGTATTGAATCGCCATCAAGACAATTTAGATCTATTGTTTATAGATGGTAATTCAGGAGCTGCCAAAGTAGTGCTGAACGAAAAAGACAAAGCGTACATTGATGTAACAGACAACTTGACTTTCTTGAAAGACAATAGCTTTATTTGGACCAGCGAAAAAGACGGTTTCAACCATATTTACTTGTATGATAAAACCGGAAAATTAAAAAATCAAGTAACCAAAGGCAATTGGGAAGTAACCAATTACTATGGTTTTGACGAAAAAACCAATACGGTTTTCTATCAATCAGTAGAAAATGGTTCGATTAATAGAGATATCTACAGCATCAACTTGAACGGAAAAAACAAAGTACGTTTGTCTAAATCTACCGGGACTAATGCGGCCACTTTCAGTCCGAATTTCCAATATTTTATTACGACTTTCTCTAGTGCTACTCAGCCTACAACCTACACCTTGAATGAGGCTAAAAAAGGAGCTCAAGTGCAAGTGATTGAAAACAACGCGGCATTGGCTTCGAAATTAAAAGGCTACAATTTACCTTCTAAAGAATTCTTTGTTTTGAAAACAGCTAAAGGGAATGAATTGAATGCTTGGATTTTGAAACCCAAAGATTTTGACCCCAATAAAAAATACCCTGTTTTTATGTACCAATATTCAGGTCCAGGTTCGCAACAAGTGAATAACGATTGGAATTCGAATGATGATTATTGGTTCCAAATGTTAGCACAACAAGGTTATATTGTGGCTTGTGTGGATGGGCGCGGAACCGGATTTAAAGGGGCTGCTTTCAAAAAAGTAACTCAAAAAGAATTAGGTAAATACGAAGTAGAAGATCAAATAGATGCAGCTATAGTTATTGGAAATTATCCTTATGTAGATAAGAATAGAATTGGTATTTGGGGTTGGAGTTATGGAGGATTTATGGCATCAAATTGTCTTTTAAAAGGCGCAGATGTTTTTAAAATGGCTATTGCTGTGGCTCCAGTAACTAACTGGCGTTTTTATGATAGTATTTATACAGAACGTTATATGCAAACACCTCAAGAAAATGCAAGTGGTTATGACGAAAATTCGCCAATCAATCATGTAAATAAATTAAAAGGAAAGTTCTTGTTGATTCACGGATCTGGTGATGACAATGTACACGTTCAAAATTCGATGCAAATGATAGAAGCATTGATACAAGCGAATAAACAATTTGATTCTCAAATTTATCCTGATAAAAACCATGGTATTTATGGTGGTAAAACCAGAATTCAGTTGTTCAATAAAATGACGAATTTTATTAAAGAAAATTTATAA